The sequence below is a genomic window from Trichosurus vulpecula isolate mTriVul1 chromosome 5, mTriVul1.pri, whole genome shotgun sequence.
CTGGTGGAGGATGATTCATATATGGTGGCATCTGGGCAATGATGTGTCCAGGGGGTGGGGTGATTGGTGGTGGAGCAGAGGTCATTGGTGGAGGAGGAGCTTGGCTATAAACCATATGAGGAGTACCTGCTGCCTGGGGAGGATGCTGCATTGGATGGCttattggtggtggtggaggaggtggtggtgcATAATGTTGCTGTGGAGGCATAATATGATGAGGGTGAGAAACAACTGGTTGACCCTGATATTCAGGATGATGGTGAGCAGGTGCTGGAGCTGGAGGTGGTGGTTCTCTGGCACCTGAATTTGAATCATCCTGAATAGGGACAGTTATTAAATTGCTGTGTTTTCTTGTTGAAATTCGAAAGGTTTCCTGACTGACTGAACGAGGTGGAGGTGGAGCCATTGTCAACTCCGCAGGAGGAGCTCGAATATCCTCATGTGGTTGATTATAATGCTCATGTGGCACATGCTGCAAAGGAGGCGGTGGCATCATGATGTGCTGCTTTGGTGGAATATGGCTCATGTGGTGCTTATCTGGAGGCATTATAAAACGATCAGGAATTTCAGCTGGTGGGGGGGCAATAGGAGGATGAACATTTTCAATTGGAGGACGGGTGACAGGTTTTGCAGCTCTCATATGACGGTGATTGATGTGAGCCTGTAAGTCTCTCTGAGACAAGTACGTTCTTTTGCACCCTTGAACAATGCTACACATGAAGAGAGAACCCCGCATACACTGTTCAATTCGTTGCACAGGATCACTACAgctaaattagaagaaaatatattgGTTAACTAATAAAAACAATCCCCAACAGTGCATTACGCAGCAAACAAAATCTTACCTCTAAATGTTAACAAAGTTATACGTAAAACTAGCACAATTTCACATCTGAAAATTACAGTGTTTGTCACTTAAATCCCAACTTCCTACTAGCTTTTATTTCCCAGCAGAATGTTAACTCcaggttaaacttaaaaacaaaagcatataTCCCacccatatttttaaaatatctttaaaatcttACAAAAGCAAATTCCTAAGTTCTGAATTTTCTAAAATAATCTTATGCTCTATATCCTATTCAAATACATGTTAGCAATGACAGACTAGAAGATTTAGCATTTGTGgcctaagaaaataaaattctcaaGTCTGGAGTAATTTGTTAGTTTGATAACAATCACCTGTCAGGCACTTGGGggtgagtttaaaaaaaaaaaaagacagataaaATTCCACTCCTTTCATAGTTTTTCTCAAAGAAATATCAATAAGAGCTTtcaaaattcttattttaaatcagggctatccaaaatgcagcccacagcCCACAGTGagatttatgcggcccacctacaagtaaagaaatttacataaatgctttagtaaatgaagccaagttaccgcagagctctcactaaaatggcaaatcaaataTATTCTAATATCATttactgtttcaataaaaacctaaggtcgGGCAGCTCTGTTTTAAATAACAAACCGAGAAGCCTCTGTAAAATACTATGCATAGAAAAACCAGCAACTTTTTATTTTAGTCATTTGAGATAAAAAGTTTAGTAAAGTTACATTTTTAAACAGAGTATTTCTTCTTAACTTAGTGTCATTATTACGAATATCCTTTATTGGGCTATAATACTACAAAATGCCACAGACCAAATGGCTTCCAGGGTTTTGAGTtcttttgtctttaatttttgtaaatttcctcttttctgtctctattaGCACAGCTGCGCATAAGTGTCATTTTTGACAAAAGACAGGACCCGACTCTTACAAtactaaattatttttctaagtaCTGTAATTCTTCAAAACCACATCAGATATTATCAATAACTAAAAGGTTAACCTTCAAAGGGAGtggataaatgaaagaatgaaaacagaGGTGTTTGTTCGCTATAAGTGGGCTGGCAACAAAAAAGCCTTTCTCCCCAGAAAGTAGACCATTTCTCAACTAGGATCAGGCACAGAGATGCAGACTTTTCTAGGTGTTCCAATCTGTACTAACAAATCTGTTCTGGAATCACTAACATGCACCCAGAGATCATAACCAGGGAATCAATCCATATGCCAGGATCTTCATTCCCAATCTGACCCTCGATCTTAAGCAACCCAGGGTTTTAAATGTAGTACAGAGCCTCCCATCAACATCAAAAGTGGTTTCACAGCTTAAGCTTAACAGAATCTAGTACCTATTAGCAACTTTTGTAAGAGGGCTTATTGACAGAACCTCAAAGCAAATACACAATGCACTTCAACTAGAACACAATTGCTAGAGCATacaaactttcctttttttttagaatttaatGTTCTTACCCTGGGCACATCTTATCTGCCTTTTTCTCATGCAAAATAGCACAGTCATAGCAAAAAACATGCTTGCATGGGATCTGTAAACAGAGACATCATTACAGTCACACACTTATAATTTTTCTATAAAAAGATTTAACATCAAATGCTAAAGACATGGAAACTCTTACAGCCTCATTTTCCCATACTCATTTTTCCCTAGAGACATTATAAAGCAATATATAATTTAACTAAATCTATTTAATAtacatcccccccccaaaatgtcCCAACTATTGCCGATATCTCACAACAAAATGTAGTGATCACTAATTCCATAAATAAgggcatatgcatgtgtatatttacatggaacaaataaattattataaaacTATCCTATGAATTCAATATGGCATAGTAGCTGAGCACAGAACTAAAGTAGCTATTTCCCAGTCAATGTATTAATCTAGACAAGGAGAGGTAGTGGTCAGGGGacggggaggaaggaaaaaggcagACAACAAGATGAACCATTATTGataaaaggaatgaaggaagatgaGTTAAACTAGTGGACTATAGGAATGAGACTGCAAGAAAATTTCAAAGCCACATTTTGTTGAATGAAAAGGAAGTGGGAACAAGAAAGGGAGGCCAAAAAGATTTTGGTGATCACAGTTATAATTAGCTTTAATGATAGGGATGTGTATAATACCATTATTAATTAATACTGAAAAAACACTCATCTGCATTTACCTCATAGGAAAATAGAAGCTAAAagtaaaatatgttttatatcaATCACAAtgtagaccagggctgtccaaaatgcagcccacagtgtgatttatgcggcccgcctacaagcatagaaatttacacaaatgctttagtaaacaaagccaagctaatgcagagctctcactaaaatggcaatatattgtctattgtttcaataaaaacctaaagttggacagccctgatgtagacCATTGTTGTGGCTAAGATGATTGCAAAATCTTAAAGGCAACATAAGGAATCTAAGCCTGGCTCTAGGATCATTCCCTCTCTATAAGACATAGTGAACAAGGCACTGAACAAAGGATAAAGCATCACTATCTACATGGTTCAAGGCTTCACCTGTATGGCATCTAACAGCAGCATCtgttcagaaagagaaaaaagcttCTACTAGATTTagtaaaaatagggaaagaaccAGCAATATTTAGGTTGGTCTTAACAGGGTCAAGTGTCCCCTGGTTTGGTGGAAACTCCATGTGCTATGGTGATGGGCTTTCCTAGGATAAAGTCTTTGGTAGGGGAACTGGTAACACATCTGATTTTGTGACTGAAATGAGTTAAACCAAGGACAAAATGTGTCTCCACAGGAAGGACAAGACATCCTGCAGAATCTTTATAGGAATGGGAGAAAGAACCACACGCCTAATGGTTAAGAAAGTCTCCCTAAGAAAACTCCTACAGTGTCTCCTCACACAGAGAAGAGCAGAAACTGCATAGTTAGTACAGGACAGAGATGATACATTTCAGGTAACCCAATTAATTCAATAATACTTACCATGCGACCATAAATTTTAATAGGTAATCCACATTTATCACAGAAATGGACTGGAGTATCATCCTTTTCACCTAAGATGTTTATCTGTTGAAATGACATTATTATTAGATTGCCTTCTTAAACTTAAATAGAGCCATTGCTAGTAAATACCTAGTATGCTAGGGTCTATTTTACAAATGctaatttaaaaattgatttatatGAATGTCATAATAGCCATTAAAACAAGAGTTATTGCAGAATTATTGTGCAGAGaccatatttcctttttatcttacTCAGTACCTAGTACAGCGAATTACACATAGTAgaaatattataaatacataCTATATCCcaagcatggcacagtggatataggaCCActcctggaatcagaagacatagCCAGATAAGTCCTGCATTTGACAAATATTAGCTATCTGActatggacaagttatttaacctctcagtcacTTAGGCAACACTCAGACTATAAATTAGAGACAAAGTGTTCATTGGAATCAATTGGAGTGAGTTCCCCAGAGATTATAAATCACAGGTGTGGAacaaaaaatatgtacatatctacCACCATACTTATAAGTAGTTGTACCTGAAAGTCCCAAAAAATGTGTCCAGGAAACCTTCGCTGATTTCCAAACAGGTCACCCCCTTTACAGTCATACCGTTCTTCTTCATTATAATCGAATCCTTCTGAGGAGAAAAAGCAAGTATTACCTACAAACTTTTCAAACTGAACTAAGTCACTGCCAAAGTGCACCTAGCAAACAATTAGCCAAATTCTTTCATTTCACTTATAATACATAGTTCATATAGAAACAACACATTTAGGGACAACATGAAGTAAAACCTCATTTGTGACATCATGGCATAGTGATTACAGAACCAGCTCCAAAGGCAATCTTTGCGTCTGACACACAGTGGCAAGGTGTCCCTAGctaagtaaatcatttaacctctctgtatcCCA
It includes:
- the CBLL1 gene encoding E3 ubiquitin-protein ligase Hakai isoform X2, with amino-acid sequence MDHTDNDLQGTNSSGSLGGLDVRRRIPIKLISKQTNKAKPAPRTPRTMNRMPSKTQPGDEGFDYNEEERYDCKGGDLFGNQRRFPGHIFWDFQINILGEKDDTPVHFCDKCGLPIKIYGRMIPCKHVFCYDCAILHEKKADKMCPGCSDPVQRIEQCMRGSLFMCSIVQGCKRTYLSQRDLQAHINHRHMRAAKPVTRPPIENVHPPIAPPPAEIPDRFIMPPDKHHMSHIPPKQHIMMPPPPLQHVPHEHYNQPHEDIRAPPAELTMAPPPPRSVSQETFRISTRKHSNLITVPIQDDSNSGAREPPPPAPAPAHHHPEYQGQPVVSHPHHIMPPQQHYAPPPPPPPPISHPMQHPPQAAGTPHMVYSQAPPPPMTSAPPPITPPPGHIIAQMPPYMNHPPPGPPPPQHGGPPVNAPPPHHYNPNSLPQFTEDQGTLSPPFTQPGGMSPGIWPAPRGPPPPPRMQGPPSQAPLPGPHHPDQTRYRPYYQ
- the CBLL1 gene encoding E3 ubiquitin-protein ligase Hakai isoform X1, translating into MDHTDNDLQGTNSSGSLGGLDVRRRIPIKLISKQTNKAKPAPRTPRTMNRMPSKTQPGDEEGFDYNEEERYDCKGGDLFGNQRRFPGHIFWDFQINILGEKDDTPVHFCDKCGLPIKIYGRMIPCKHVFCYDCAILHEKKADKMCPGCSDPVQRIEQCMRGSLFMCSIVQGCKRTYLSQRDLQAHINHRHMRAAKPVTRPPIENVHPPIAPPPAEIPDRFIMPPDKHHMSHIPPKQHIMMPPPPLQHVPHEHYNQPHEDIRAPPAELTMAPPPPRSVSQETFRISTRKHSNLITVPIQDDSNSGAREPPPPAPAPAHHHPEYQGQPVVSHPHHIMPPQQHYAPPPPPPPPISHPMQHPPQAAGTPHMVYSQAPPPPMTSAPPPITPPPGHIIAQMPPYMNHPPPGPPPPQHGGPPVNAPPPHHYNPNSLPQFTEDQGTLSPPFTQPGGMSPGIWPAPRGPPPPPRMQGPPSQAPLPGPHHPDQTRYRPYYQ